A single region of the Lycium barbarum isolate Lr01 chromosome 2, ASM1917538v2, whole genome shotgun sequence genome encodes:
- the LOC132626387 gene encoding signal peptide peptidase-like isoform X1: MMNSERLANVALAGLSLAPLVVNVDPNLNVVLTACLTVYVGCYRSVKPTPPSETMSNEHAMRFPLVGSAMLLSLFLLFKFLSKDLVNAVLTCYFFVLGIAAFSATLLPAIKRFLPEKWNEDLITWHFPYFHSLEVEFTRSQIVAAIPGAIFCAWYAKQKHWLANNVLGLAFSVQAIEMLSLGSFKTGAILLVRAGLFVYDIFWVFFTPVMVSVAKSFDTPIKLLFPTSDLKRPFSMLGLGDIVIPGIFVALALRFDVSRGKEPQYFKSAFLGYAVGVVSTIAVMNWFQAAQPALLYIVPAVIGFLAVHCIWNGDVKPLLEFDESKTQSTEEVAAKESKKVE; the protein is encoded by the exons ATGATGAATAGCGAGAGATTAGCAAATGTCGCTTTAGCAG GTTTGAGTTTGGCACCACTGGTTGTGAATGTGGACCCAAATTTAAATGTTGTATTAACGGCTTGCCTCACTGTTTATGTGGGTTGCTACCGTTCTGTTAAGCCAACTCCACCTTCG GAGACAATGTCGAATGAACATGCAATGAGATTCCCCTTGGTTGGAAGTGCAATGCTCTTGTCGTTGTTCTTGCTTTTTAAGTTCCTCTCAAAAGACTTGGTTAATGCTGTATTGACGTGCTACTTTTTTGTACTTGGGATTGCTGCTTTTTC TGCAACACTGTTACCTGCTATCAAAAGATTCTTGCCGGAAAAGTGGAATGAAGATCTCATAACATGGCACTTCCCATATTTCCACT CTTTGGAGGTTGAGTTCACAAGGTCCCAGATTGTTGCTGCAATTCCTGGAGCTATCTTCTGTGCATGGTATGCTAAACAGAAGCATTGGCTAGCTAACAATGTATTGGGCCTTGCATTTTCTGTTCAG GCGATTGAAATGCTTTCACTTGGATCATTTAAGACTGGTGCCATACTGTTGGTAAGG GCTGGACTTTTTGTGTATGACATCTTCTGGGTCTTTTTTACCCCAGTGATGGTTAGTGTTGCTAAGTCTTTTGATACTCCTATCAAG ctTTTGTTCCCCACCTCAGATTTGAAACGTCCCTTTTCAATGCTGGGTCTCGGTGATATTGTAATTCCTG GCATTTTTGTGGCATTGGCACTCCGCTTTGATGTCTCCAGAGGGAAGGAGCCTCAATACTTTAAAAGTGCATTTTTGGGATACGCAGTTGGTGTGGTTTCAACCATTGCTGTTATGAACTGGTTTCAAGCTGCACAG CCCGCATTGTTATATATTGTTCCAGCTGTAATTGGATTTTTGGCCGTGCACTGCATTTGGAATGGGGATGTGAAGCCG TTGTTGGAGTTCGATGAGTCGAAAACACAGAGCACTGAAGAAGTCGCCgccaaagagagcaagaaagtaGAGTAG
- the LOC132626387 gene encoding signal peptide peptidase-like isoform X2, which yields MMNSERLANVALAGLSLAPLVVNVDPNLNVVLTACLTVYVGCYRSVKPTPPSETMSNEHAMRFPLVGSAMLLSLFLLFKFLSKDLVNAVLTCYFFVLGIAAFSATLLPAIKRFLPEKWNEDLITWHFPYFHSLEVEFTRSQIVAAIPGAIFCAWYAKQKHWLANNVLGLAFSVQAIEMLSLGSFKTGAILLAGLFVYDIFWVFFTPVMVSVAKSFDTPIKLLFPTSDLKRPFSMLGLGDIVIPGIFVALALRFDVSRGKEPQYFKSAFLGYAVGVVSTIAVMNWFQAAQPALLYIVPAVIGFLAVHCIWNGDVKPLLEFDESKTQSTEEVAAKESKKVE from the exons ATGATGAATAGCGAGAGATTAGCAAATGTCGCTTTAGCAG GTTTGAGTTTGGCACCACTGGTTGTGAATGTGGACCCAAATTTAAATGTTGTATTAACGGCTTGCCTCACTGTTTATGTGGGTTGCTACCGTTCTGTTAAGCCAACTCCACCTTCG GAGACAATGTCGAATGAACATGCAATGAGATTCCCCTTGGTTGGAAGTGCAATGCTCTTGTCGTTGTTCTTGCTTTTTAAGTTCCTCTCAAAAGACTTGGTTAATGCTGTATTGACGTGCTACTTTTTTGTACTTGGGATTGCTGCTTTTTC TGCAACACTGTTACCTGCTATCAAAAGATTCTTGCCGGAAAAGTGGAATGAAGATCTCATAACATGGCACTTCCCATATTTCCACT CTTTGGAGGTTGAGTTCACAAGGTCCCAGATTGTTGCTGCAATTCCTGGAGCTATCTTCTGTGCATGGTATGCTAAACAGAAGCATTGGCTAGCTAACAATGTATTGGGCCTTGCATTTTCTGTTCAG GCGATTGAAATGCTTTCACTTGGATCATTTAAGACTGGTGCCATACTGTTG GCTGGACTTTTTGTGTATGACATCTTCTGGGTCTTTTTTACCCCAGTGATGGTTAGTGTTGCTAAGTCTTTTGATACTCCTATCAAG ctTTTGTTCCCCACCTCAGATTTGAAACGTCCCTTTTCAATGCTGGGTCTCGGTGATATTGTAATTCCTG GCATTTTTGTGGCATTGGCACTCCGCTTTGATGTCTCCAGAGGGAAGGAGCCTCAATACTTTAAAAGTGCATTTTTGGGATACGCAGTTGGTGTGGTTTCAACCATTGCTGTTATGAACTGGTTTCAAGCTGCACAG CCCGCATTGTTATATATTGTTCCAGCTGTAATTGGATTTTTGGCCGTGCACTGCATTTGGAATGGGGATGTGAAGCCG TTGTTGGAGTTCGATGAGTCGAAAACACAGAGCACTGAAGAAGTCGCCgccaaagagagcaagaaagtaGAGTAG